In Pseudoliparis swirei isolate HS2019 ecotype Mariana Trench chromosome 9, NWPU_hadal_v1, whole genome shotgun sequence, a genomic segment contains:
- the LOC130199865 gene encoding opsin-5-like — protein MGNASDTSAVFASSISKEHDLLMGSLYSVFCVLSLLGNCILLLVAYHKRSTLKPAEFFIVNLSISDLGMTLSLFPLAIPSAFTHRWLFGEVTCQLYAMCGVLFGLCSLTNLTALSSVCCLKVCFPNHGNRFSSSHARLLVVGVWCYASVFAVGPLAQWGRYGAEPYGTACCIDWHAPNRELSALSYILCLFVFCYALPCTVIFLSYTFILLTVRGSRQAVQQHVSPQTRTNNAHALIVKLSVAVCIGFLCAWTPYAVVAMWAAFGDATLVPPDAFALAAVLAKTSTIYNPVVYLLCKPNFRECLYRDTSMLRQRIYRGSPQSEPKARSGSTSQRNKDMSVSMHFSNGQQEGYGTCHVTTPQRTACILNESTNREVTVSQL, from the exons ATGGGAAATGCTTCAGACACATCTGCTGTGTttgcctcctccatctccaagGAGCACGACCTCCTCATGGGGTCCCTCTACAGCGTCTTTT gtgtcctctccctcctgggCAACTGCATTCTGCTCCTTGTCGCATATCACAAGCGGTCGACCTTGAAGCCAGCGGAGTTCTTCATCGTCAATCTCTCCATCAGTGACCTTGGGATGACGCTCTCTTTATTCCCACTGGCCATACCATCAGCTTTTACACACAG GTGGCTGTTTGGAGAAGTCACCTGTCAGCTCTACGCCATGTGTGGAGTCCTGTTTGGTCTGTGCAGCTTGACCAACCTCACAGCCCTCTCCTCGGTGTGCTGCCTTAAAGTCTGCTTCCCCAACCACG GGAACCGGTTCTCCTCGTCGCACGCCCGCCTCCTGGTCGTCGGCGTGTGGTGTTACGCGTCCGTGTTCGCCGTCGGGCCCTTGGCACAGTGGGGACGTTACGGCGCTGAGCCTTACGGCACGGCCTGCTGCATCGACTGGCACGCGCCCAACCGCGAGCTGTCGGCTCTGTCGTACATCCTCTGCCTCTTCGTTTTTTGCTATGCGCTGCCCTGCACCGTCATCTTCCTTTCCTACACTTTCATTCTGCTGACGGTGCGGGGGTCACGCCAGGCCGTCCAGCAGCACGTGTCGCCACAGACCAGGACCAACAATGCACACGCTCTCATTGTCAAG CTGTCAGTGGCCGTGTGCATCGGCTTCCTGTGTGCCTGGACTCCATACGCCGTCGTGGCCATGTGGGCTGCTTTCGGAGACGCCACACTGGTTCCTCCCGATGCATTCGCCCTCGCCGCCGTGCTCGCCAAAACGTCCACCATCTACAACCCCGTGGTCTACCTGCTGTGTAAGCCCAATTTCCGCGAGTGTCTCTACAGAGACACGTCCATGTTGCGACAGAGGATCTACAGGGGAAGTCCACAGTCGGAGCCGAAAGCACGTTCCGGATCGACCTCGCAGCGCAACAAGGACATGAGCGTCTCCATGCACTTCTCAAATGGACAGCAGGAGGGCTACGGGACGTGTCATGTGACAACACCCCAACGGACGGCCTGCATCCTGAATGAATCCACAAACAGAGAGGTGACAGTTAGCCAGCTCTGA